A single Ctenopharyngodon idella isolate HZGC_01 chromosome 22, HZGC01, whole genome shotgun sequence DNA region contains:
- the pfkma gene encoding phosphofructokinase, muscle a, with amino-acid sequence MSKVNTTGVDPTNMGVGRAIAVLTSGGDAQGMNAAVRATVRVGLYTGAKVFFVHEGYQGLVDGGDHIRPATWESVSMMLQLGGTVIGSARCKDFQTRDGRLKAAYNLVKLAITNLCVIGGDGSLTGANIFRTEWNDLLKDLVSKGKITKEQAKASSHLNIVGMVGSIDNDFCGTDMTIGTDSALHRIIEVVDSITTTAQSHQRAFIMEVMGRHCGYLALITALACGADWVFIPEMPPDDGWEEHLCRRLTETRNAGSRLNVIIVAEGAINKEGKPITCDQLKDLVTKRLGFDTRATILGHVQRGGTPSAFDRVLGSRMGVEAVMALLEATPETPACVVSLSGNQAVRLPLMECVQVTKDVTVAMKEGRFDDAVKLRGRSFENNWNTYKLLAHVRPPATKSNINVAILNVGAPCAGMNAAVRTAVRIGIIQGHNMLAVHDGFEGLAQAKIEPITWNTVGDWTGKGGSELGTKRGLPGKYMEEISLNIAKYNIHALVIIGGFEAFSGGLEMVQGREKYEELCIPMVIIPATVSNNVPGSDFSIGADTALNTITATCDRIKQSAAGTKRRVFIIETMGGYCGYLATMSALSAGADAAYIYEEKFGIRDLEANVEHLVQKMKTTVKRGLILRNENCSSNYTTDFIFNLYSEEGKGVFDCRKNVLGHMQQGGTPTPFDRNFATKMGAKAVLWLTEKLKECYRHGRIFANNPDSACVLGMRKRGLVLQPLAELKEETDFEHRIPKSQWWLKLRPIMKILAKYKISLDTSEQTLMEHVINKKHPVQMTVTK; translated from the exons ATGTCAAAAGTAAACACAACTGGTGTGGACCCAACAAACATGGGGGTTGGACGGGCCATTGCTGTACTGACGTCAGGTGGTGATGCCCAGG GGATGAATGCAGCAGTGAGGGCCACTGTCAGGGTTGGTCTTTACACTGGAGCCAAAGTCTTCTTTGTCCATGAG GGCTATCAGGGATTGGTTGACGGAGGGGATCACATCCGTCCCGCTACATGGGAGAGTGTGTCCATGATGCTACAGCTG GGTGGTACAGTCATTGGCAGTGCCCGCTGTAAGGATTTCCAGACCAGGGATGGGCGTTTGAAGGCTGCCTACAATCTCGTCAAGCTGGCCATCACTAACCTCTGTGTAATCGGTGGCGACGGCAGTTTGACCGGTGCCAACATATTTCGTACAGAGTGGAATGACTTGCTGAAAGATCTAGTCAGCAAAG GTAAGATCACCAAGGAACAGGCCAAGGCTTCATCTCATCTGAATATTGTGGGTATGGTTGGCTCTATCGACAATGACTTCTGCGGAACGGACATGACCATCGGCACAGACTCTGCCCTACATCGCATCATCGAGGTGGTGGACAGTATCACCACAACAGCACAAAG CCACCAACGTGCTTTCATCATGGAGGTCATGGGGAGGCACTGTGG ttaCCTAGCTCTGATTACTGCTCTTGCATGTGGAGCTGACTGGGTGTTTATTCCTGAGATGCCCCCAGATGACGGGTGGGAGGAGCACTTGTGCAGAAGACTGACTGAG ACCAGAAATGCAGGTTCTCGTCTAAATGTGATCATTGTGGCTGAGGGAGCGATCAATAAAGAAGGGAAGCCAATCACCTGTGACCAGCTAAAAGAT CTAGTGACAAAGAGGCTGGGCTTTGATACCCGTGCCACTATCCTCGGGCATGTGCAGAGAGGTGGCACCCCCTCAGCTTTTGACAGAGTGCTA GGCAGTAGGATGGGTGTGGAGGCTGTAATGGCTCTGCTAGAAGCCACTCCAGAAACTCCTGCCTGTGTGGTCAGTCTCTCTGGAAACCAGGCTGTCCGACTCCCGCTGATGGAGTGTGTGCAAGTG ACCAAGGATGTCACTGTTGCAATGAAAGAGGGTCGTTTTGACGATGCTGTAAAACTCAGGGGAAG GAGTTTTGAGAATAActggaacacatataaactctTGGCTCATGTGCGCCCCCCGGCGACAAAG AGTAACATTAATGTGGCTATTCTGAACGTGGGTGCTCCCTGCGCTGGCATGAACGCAGCTGTCCGGACAGCGGTCAGGATCGGGATCATCCAGGGTCACAACATGCTGGCGGTTCATGATGGCTTTGAGGGTCTGGCTCAGGCGAAG ATTGAACCCATCACTTGGAACACTGTTGGAGACTGGACAGGGAAAGGTGGTTCTGAGTTGGGAACCAAAAG AGGGTTACCTGGAAAGTACATGGAGGAGATCAGCTTGAATATTGCCAAGTACAATATTCACGCTCTGGTCATCATTGGTGGTTTCGAG GCATTTTCGGGTGGACTAGAGATGGTTCAAGGCAGAGAGAAGTATGAAGAGCTGTGTATTCCCATGGTGATCATTCCTGCTACCGTATCTAACAATGTGCCCGGCTCAGACTTCAGCATCGGAGCCGACACCGCCCTGAACACCATCACTGCG ACCTGCGACAGGATCAAGCAGTCTGCGGCGGGAACCAAGCGGCGCGTGTTCATCATCGAGACTATGGGAGGATACTGCGGCTACCTGGCCACCATGTCTGCTCTCTCTGCAGGAGCTGATGCTGCCTACATATATGAAGAGAAATTTGGCATTCGTGACTTAGAG GCTAATGTGGAACATCTTGTTCAGAAGATGAAGACCACTGTTAAGAGAGGCCTAATTCTCAG AAATGAAAACTGCAGTTCCAACTACACCACTGATTTCATCTTCAACCTGTATTCAGAGGAGGGAAAGGGTGTTTTTGACTGCCGGAAGAATGTCCTCGGCCATATGCAGCAG GGTGGGACCCCGACAccttttgacagaaactttgCTACCAAGATGGGTGCTAAGGCTGTTCTCTGGCTGACTGAGAAGCTGAAGGAGTGTTATAGACATG GGCGAATCTTTGCTAACAACCCAGACTCTGCGTGTGTGTTGGGCATGAGGAAGAGAGGACTGGTGTTACAGCCTCTGGCTGAATTGAAAGAAGAGACAGATTTCGA ACACCGTATTCCTAAGAGCCAGTGGTGGTTGAAGCTGAGGCCTATTATGAAGATCTTGGCCAAGTACAAGATTAGTCTGGACACCTCTGAACAAACTCTTATGGAGCATGTCATAAACAAGAAGCATCCAGTGCAAATGACCGTCACAAAGTAA